A portion of the bacterium genome contains these proteins:
- a CDS encoding addiction module protein, translated as MTSNALRKELFRLSVAERLELVEELWDSIPAEAEALDLTREQREDLDQRLAEADSDPEGGSPWEAARERIQQRHR; from the coding sequence ATGACCTCGAATGCACTCCGCAAGGAACTCTTCCGGCTCTCCGTGGCGGAGCGCCTGGAGCTGGTCGAGGAGCTTTGGGACAGTATTCCCGCAGAGGCCGAGGCCCTCGATCTGACCCGCGAGCAACGCGAGGACCTCGACCAGCGGCTTGCCGAGGCGGATTCTGACCCAGAGGGCGGATCTCCTTGGGAGGCCGCGCGAGAGCGCATCCAGCAACGCCACCGGTGA
- a CDS encoding type II toxin-antitoxin system RelE/ParE family toxin: protein MRLSLRQRAELDIDEVYAWYESRRSGLGEAFLRSVDASFARIGREPEIYPVQHDPVRRAPLHRFPYSVFYVVRSDHVDVLAVYHSRRRPRRFEA from the coding sequence GTGAGGCTCTCCCTTCGGCAGCGAGCGGAACTCGACATCGACGAAGTCTACGCCTGGTATGAGTCCAGGCGCTCGGGGCTCGGCGAGGCCTTTCTCCGCTCCGTCGATGCCAGTTTCGCTCGGATCGGTCGCGAGCCCGAGATCTACCCCGTCCAACACGACCCGGTACGACGAGCGCCCCTTCATCGCTTCCCCTACTCGGTCTTCTATGTGGTCCGCTCGGATCATGTCGATGTACTCGCCGTCTATCACAGCCGACGCCGACCGAGACGCTTCGAGGCCTAG